One genomic region from Skermania piniformis encodes:
- a CDS encoding MBL fold metallo-hydrolase, whose protein sequence is MSGLRIDRVITSGKFTLDGGTWDVDNNIWLVGDDHEVVIVDAAHDAAPILAAVGDRTVRAIVVTHGHNDHIGVAPELSAATGAQVLLHPGDDMLWQQTHPDVPHGDLADEQEIPIAGTALRVHHTPGHSPGSSVLYAPEAGVLFSGDTLFLGGPGATGRSYSSYPVIVASIRRSIFTLDPAVQVCTGHGDATTVGAEADTSRDWPEP, encoded by the coding sequence GTGAGCGGCCTGCGGATCGACCGGGTGATCACGTCGGGCAAGTTCACGCTCGACGGCGGTACCTGGGACGTGGACAACAACATCTGGCTGGTCGGCGACGACCACGAGGTGGTGATCGTCGACGCCGCACACGACGCCGCACCGATCTTGGCCGCGGTGGGTGATCGAACGGTGCGGGCGATCGTGGTAACCCACGGGCACAACGATCACATCGGGGTCGCGCCCGAGCTGTCCGCGGCGACCGGAGCTCAGGTACTGCTGCATCCCGGGGACGACATGCTGTGGCAGCAGACCCATCCCGACGTACCGCACGGCGATCTGGCGGACGAGCAGGAGATCCCGATCGCCGGGACGGCGCTGCGGGTTCATCACACGCCGGGCCATTCGCCGGGGTCGTCGGTGCTCTACGCACCCGAGGCCGGGGTGTTGTTCAGCGGAGACACCCTTTTCCTCGGTGGTCCGGGCGCAACCGGCCGGTCCTACTCCAGCTACCCGGTGATCGTGGCGTCGATCCGGCGCAGCATCTTCACGCTGGACCCGGCGGTCCAGGTCTGCACCGGGCACGGCGACGCGACCACCGTCGGTGCCGAGGCCGACACGTCGCGGGACTGGCCGGAGCCGTAA
- the rpsR gene encoding 30S ribosomal protein S18 — MAKAPAREKVIKKKACAFCTARSGEAARIDYKDTTLLRKFVSDRGKIRARRVTGNCVQHQRDIAVAVKNSREVALLPYVSTAR; from the coding sequence ATGGCCAAGGCCCCCGCACGGGAAAAGGTGATCAAGAAAAAGGCGTGCGCATTTTGCACTGCCCGCAGCGGCGAGGCCGCTCGCATCGACTACAAGGACACGACGTTGCTGCGTAAGTTCGTCAGCGACCGCGGCAAGATCCGCGCCCGCCGGGTTACCGGCAACTGCGTCCAGCACCAGCGCGACATTGCCGTGGCCGTCAAGAACTCGCGCGAGGTGGCGCTGCTGCCGTACGTGTCGACCGCCCGCTGA
- a CDS encoding single-stranded DNA-binding protein, protein MAGDTIITVIGNLTADPELRFTPAGAAVANFTVASTPRIFDRQANEWRDGDALFMRCNIWREAAENVAESLTRGSRVIVSGRLKQRSYETREGEKRTVVELEVDEIGPSLRYATAKVNRASRGGGGSGGGNGGGGGSYGSGGGGGSRGGQSGGSGGDDPWGSAPQAAGSFGGGRADDEPPF, encoded by the coding sequence ATGGCAGGCGACACCATCATCACGGTCATCGGAAACTTGACCGCGGATCCGGAGCTCCGATTCACTCCGGCTGGAGCGGCGGTGGCCAATTTCACCGTCGCCTCCACGCCGCGCATCTTCGACCGGCAGGCCAACGAATGGCGCGACGGGGATGCCCTGTTCATGCGCTGCAACATCTGGCGGGAGGCGGCGGAGAACGTCGCCGAAAGCCTGACCCGCGGCTCCCGGGTGATCGTCAGCGGCCGGCTCAAACAGCGCTCCTACGAGACCCGCGAGGGTGAGAAGCGCACGGTGGTGGAGCTGGAGGTCGACGAGATCGGCCCGTCGCTGCGCTACGCAACCGCGAAGGTGAATCGCGCCAGCCGCGGCGGTGGCGGGAGCGGCGGCGGCAATGGCGGTGGTGGCGGTAGCTACGGCAGCGGTGGGGGTGGCGGCAGCCGGGGCGGCCAGAGCGGCGGCAGCGGCGGCGACGATCCGTGGGGCAGCGCGCCACAGGCGGCCGGCTCCTTCGGCGGCGGCCGGGCCGACGACGAGCCACCGTTCTGA
- the rplI gene encoding 50S ribosomal protein L9, with product MKLILTADVDHLGGPGDTVEVKDGYGRNFLLPRGLAIVASRGAQKQVEGIRRAQEARRVRGLDHANELKTAIEGLPPVQLAVKTGASGKLFGSVTQADVATALKAAGGPIVDRRSVALPKTHIKATGKHRITVNLHPDVVAGFELDVVGG from the coding sequence ATGAAACTGATCCTCACTGCCGACGTCGACCACCTCGGCGGGCCCGGCGACACCGTCGAGGTCAAGGACGGCTACGGCCGTAATTTTCTGTTGCCGCGAGGTTTGGCGATCGTCGCCAGCCGGGGTGCGCAGAAGCAGGTCGAGGGCATCCGCCGGGCCCAAGAAGCCCGCCGGGTGCGCGGCCTGGATCACGCGAACGAACTCAAGACGGCCATCGAAGGGCTGCCACCGGTCCAGCTCGCGGTGAAGACCGGCGCGTCGGGCAAGCTGTTCGGCTCGGTCACCCAGGCCGATGTCGCCACCGCGCTGAAAGCCGCCGGCGGCCCGATCGTCGATCGGCGTTCGGTCGCCCTGCCGAAGACACATATCAAAGCGACCGGCAAACACCGGATCACGGTGAACCTGCATCCGGACGTGGTGGCCGGCTTCGAGCTCGACGTCGTCGGCGGCTGA
- a CDS encoding TerD family protein: MNLLTGQQFPLRRNDGTELGTIRMGLGWDPVYVAGTAHEVDLDASALLFAGDGIVDVSFYGQLISRDGSVRHRGDNLTGEGDGDDEIIIVDLTRVPEYVTSIVFVVTSYGGHTFEEISNAFCRLVDVATDQELANFTLRGGLPFTGMVMAAVHRASGEWVLEAVGAGISAKHPSEAAQQVAAMLAAP, encoded by the coding sequence GTGAATCTGCTCACCGGACAACAGTTCCCGCTGCGTCGCAACGACGGGACCGAACTCGGCACGATCCGGATGGGGCTGGGTTGGGATCCGGTGTATGTCGCTGGTACCGCGCACGAGGTCGATCTGGACGCATCCGCGTTGCTGTTCGCCGGCGACGGGATCGTCGACGTGTCCTTCTACGGTCAACTCATCTCCCGGGACGGGTCGGTCCGGCATCGCGGGGACAACCTGACCGGTGAGGGGGACGGCGACGACGAAATCATCATCGTCGATCTGACCCGGGTGCCGGAGTACGTCACCTCGATCGTGTTCGTGGTGACCTCGTACGGTGGACATACTTTCGAAGAGATCTCCAACGCGTTCTGCCGGCTGGTGGACGTGGCGACCGATCAGGAACTGGCCAACTTCACCCTGCGCGGGGGTCTTCCGTTCACCGGGATGGTGATGGCCGCGGTGCATCGCGCGAGCGGGGAGTGGGTGCTCGAAGCGGTCGGCGCAGGAATTTCGGCCAAGCATCCGAGCGAGGCGGCACAGCAGGTCGCGGCGATGCTCGCGGCGCCCTGA
- a CDS encoding IniB N-terminal domain-containing protein: MATQTVGEFILGLLDDEEAADAYRADPAGALAAAGIGALSPADLADLAPAVAESPLLGVRGHWLVGMLAAAPAVAAGDDARAIETFSP, from the coding sequence GTGGCCACGCAGACGGTCGGTGAGTTCATCCTCGGGCTGCTGGACGACGAGGAGGCGGCCGACGCCTACCGGGCCGATCCGGCCGGTGCGCTCGCCGCGGCCGGTATCGGTGCGCTGAGTCCGGCCGATTTGGCCGACCTGGCCCCGGCGGTCGCCGAGTCGCCGTTGCTCGGTGTTCGGGGGCACTGGCTGGTCGGCATGCTCGCCGCGGCCCCGGCCGTCGCGGCCGGCGACGACGCCCGGGCGATCGAGACGTTCTCGCCGTAA
- a CDS encoding TetR/AcrR family transcriptional regulator: MRPINARDRLVAAGRRLLETEGAEALQARRIATEAGLSTMALYTHFDGLPGLLDALIDESYQRFAATLAGAPRTGDPLTDLFTLGLTYRAFALDSPQRYRLMLGLTNNRPGPCEPIDRAATGPPPAADDAAFGELVRAVEAVIGTGQVRADPAVAVAGRLWTVVHGAVLLELAGFFGPDEATALGNLAAIQVDLLVGMGAERDRAVSAQLRAHTDRPIEPAGKRIL; this comes from the coding sequence ATGAGGCCGATCAACGCACGCGACCGCCTGGTCGCGGCCGGCCGACGACTCCTGGAGACCGAGGGCGCCGAAGCGCTGCAGGCCCGCCGGATCGCAACCGAGGCGGGCCTGTCCACGATGGCGCTCTACACCCACTTCGACGGCTTGCCCGGCCTGCTGGACGCCCTGATCGACGAGTCCTACCAGCGGTTCGCGGCGACCCTGGCCGGCGCGCCGCGTACCGGCGATCCGCTGACCGACCTGTTCACCCTCGGCCTGACCTACCGGGCGTTCGCCCTGGACAGCCCCCAGCGATATCGGCTCATGCTGGGCCTGACCAACAACCGACCCGGCCCCTGCGAGCCGATCGACCGAGCGGCAACCGGCCCACCGCCGGCCGCCGACGATGCGGCGTTCGGCGAGCTGGTTCGCGCGGTCGAGGCGGTCATCGGGACCGGGCAGGTTCGCGCCGATCCCGCAGTGGCGGTCGCCGGCCGACTGTGGACGGTGGTGCACGGCGCGGTGCTGCTCGAGCTGGCCGGCTTCTTCGGGCCGGACGAGGCCACCGCTCTCGGCAATCTTGCCGCTATCCAGGTGGACCTACTGGTCGGAATGGGCGCGGAGCGAGACCGCGCGGTCTCTGCGCAGCTGCGCGCACACACCGATCGACCGATTGAGCCGGCGGGAAAGCGGATACTCTGA
- a CDS encoding C40 family peptidase, with protein MRGAMVVGALTTGTIALPTAPALATTVNIPGLGDIQVPDLPQLPEIGNLPQLPAPTPGAQAPGPFGLPQLSVPNLPVPELAAPALPAAPALPQLPSVSNAAQRALSAAESKVGAQYVWGASGPFAFDCSGLVQWSYRQAGIELPRTSFAMAGVGAPVDSNSIQPGDIVVQNGGAHVAMYAGDGQIVHASTEGVPVQYAPLDWGNVYTARHIG; from the coding sequence GTGCGCGGTGCGATGGTGGTCGGGGCCCTCACGACCGGCACGATCGCACTTCCCACCGCTCCCGCACTGGCCACCACGGTGAATATCCCGGGTCTCGGCGACATCCAGGTCCCGGACCTGCCGCAGTTGCCGGAGATCGGCAATCTGCCCCAACTTCCGGCGCCGACGCCGGGTGCGCAGGCACCCGGTCCGTTCGGTCTGCCACAGCTCAGCGTGCCGAACCTGCCGGTGCCGGAGCTGGCTGCCCCCGCTCTCCCGGCCGCCCCCGCGCTGCCGCAGCTCCCGTCGGTCTCGAACGCCGCGCAACGTGCGCTCAGCGCGGCCGAGTCCAAGGTCGGTGCCCAGTACGTCTGGGGCGCCAGCGGCCCGTTCGCTTTCGACTGCTCCGGCCTGGTCCAGTGGTCCTACCGGCAAGCCGGCATCGAACTTCCGCGGACCAGCTTCGCGATGGCCGGCGTCGGCGCGCCGGTGGACTCCAACTCGATTCAGCCGGGCGACATCGTCGTGCAGAACGGTGGTGCGCACGTCGCGATGTACGCCGGCGACGGCCAGATCGTGCACGCGTCGACCGAGGGTGTGCCGGTCCAGTACGCACCACTGGACTGGGGCAACGTCTACACCGCCCGTCACATCGGCTGA
- a CDS encoding glycosyltransferase family 87 protein, with product MQPRLPATRRMLATVVGLCGLTLVAAYLNKARCAGAPFGEDGRSIIFDRIKDTQVCYSDIQFLWLGRGIDQHLFPYLHGSITPDGVLVGGSVEYPVLSGVLMWLGAVGANDDAQFLAQTALLLAPFGLLTAWLLGRLAGWSALLWSVGSPLVLYAFHNWELPVVAASVGAIYVVTALPRWPLRRRAVLAAVLLGIGFCLKIYPGMFVLPLVLFVLTGGVAGRELPASVTGRYDIRGAIGVAAAAVVTVVAINLPFAVAGFAGWRASITFQQQRAADITTNSIWYWGLRPLFGPGAGNPATGNLGAGTTAAENAAAYEHAVSVTSPVLILLSFGLAAWLGWRRHQRTGGYPWVQVSGAMLCGFLLFHKVHSPQYTLWIVPFLVLVAVPWPAVAGYLVADVAVGVWVFRYFYALSNDGSVVVVENVVQFGVWARAALLVVFYVLFLRGELRSGPARPDRSVPTPGPVTARDGRLVPAVG from the coding sequence ATGCAACCGCGGCTCCCGGCGACTCGGCGGATGCTCGCCACGGTGGTCGGCCTGTGCGGGCTCACGCTTGTGGCGGCGTACCTGAACAAGGCACGTTGCGCCGGAGCTCCGTTCGGCGAGGACGGTCGCAGCATCATCTTCGACCGGATCAAGGACACCCAGGTCTGCTACTCCGACATCCAGTTTCTCTGGCTGGGCCGGGGGATCGATCAGCACCTGTTTCCCTATCTGCACGGTTCGATCACCCCGGACGGAGTCCTGGTCGGCGGCAGTGTCGAGTACCCGGTGCTGAGCGGAGTGCTGATGTGGCTCGGCGCCGTGGGTGCGAACGACGACGCGCAGTTCCTGGCGCAGACGGCACTGTTGCTGGCCCCCTTCGGCCTGCTCACCGCGTGGTTGTTGGGTCGGCTGGCGGGGTGGTCCGCGCTGCTCTGGTCGGTCGGCAGCCCGTTGGTGCTCTACGCGTTCCACAATTGGGAGCTGCCGGTGGTGGCAGCGTCGGTCGGTGCCATCTACGTGGTAACCGCACTGCCGCGGTGGCCGCTGCGCCGCCGAGCGGTGCTTGCTGCGGTATTACTCGGGATCGGCTTCTGTCTGAAGATCTACCCCGGCATGTTCGTCCTCCCGCTGGTGCTCTTCGTGCTCACCGGCGGCGTCGCCGGCCGTGAGTTGCCGGCGTCGGTGACCGGCCGATACGACATCCGGGGCGCGATCGGGGTGGCGGCCGCGGCCGTGGTCACCGTGGTGGCGATCAACCTGCCGTTCGCCGTTGCCGGATTTGCCGGCTGGCGTGCCTCGATCACGTTCCAACAGCAGCGGGCGGCCGACATCACCACCAACTCGATCTGGTACTGGGGGCTGCGCCCGCTGTTCGGCCCCGGTGCCGGCAACCCCGCCACGGGCAACCTCGGCGCGGGCACGACCGCCGCGGAGAACGCAGCGGCCTACGAGCATGCGGTGTCGGTCACCTCGCCGGTATTGATCCTGCTGTCGTTCGGGCTGGCTGCATGGCTCGGTTGGCGGCGTCATCAGCGCACCGGTGGGTACCCGTGGGTCCAGGTCAGCGGGGCGATGCTGTGTGGCTTTCTGCTTTTCCACAAGGTGCATTCACCGCAGTACACCCTGTGGATCGTGCCGTTTCTGGTGCTGGTCGCGGTGCCCTGGCCGGCGGTCGCCGGCTACCTGGTGGCCGATGTCGCCGTCGGGGTATGGGTGTTCCGTTACTTCTACGCGTTGTCCAACGACGGCTCGGTCGTCGTCGTGGAGAACGTGGTCCAGTTCGGGGTGTGGGCGCGGGCCGCGCTGCTGGTGGTGTTCTACGTGTTGTTCCTGCGCGGTGAGCTGCGTTCCGGGCCGGCGCGGCCCGACCGGTCGGTCCCCACGCCCGGGCCGGTCACGGCACGCGACGGTCGGCTGGTGCCGGCTGTCGGCTGA
- the rpsF gene encoding 30S ribosomal protein S6 yields the protein MRHYELMVILDPNLDERIVAPSLDTLLNVVRQDGGKIDNIDIWGKRRLAYEIAQHTEGIYAVVQIDAEPATVSELDRQLGLNESVLRTKVMRRDK from the coding sequence ATGCGTCATTACGAACTGATGGTCATCCTGGATCCGAATCTGGATGAGCGCATCGTCGCTCCGTCCCTGGATACCTTGCTCAACGTGGTCCGCCAGGACGGCGGCAAGATCGACAACATCGATATCTGGGGTAAGCGTCGACTCGCCTACGAGATCGCCCAGCACACCGAGGGCATCTACGCCGTGGTCCAGATCGACGCCGAACCCGCTACCGTCAGCGAGCTCGATCGACAGCTCGGCCTGAACGAATCGGTGCTGCGCACCAAGGTGATGCGCCGCGACAAGTGA
- the dnaB gene encoding replicative DNA helicase, protein MAVVDDRGLAEYPAPAEPPPGEDFGRQPPHDPAAEQSVLGGMLLSKDAIADVLEVLRPGDFYRPAHQSVYDAVLDLYARGEPADPVTVSAELDRRGELRRIGGAPYLVTLTQTVPTAANAGYYANIVAEKAILRRLVEAGTRIVQYGYGGADGQDVAEVVDRAQAEIYDVTERRTAEDFVPLEELLQPTMDEIDSIASRGGISLGVPTGFTELDEVTNGLHPGQMIIVAARPGVGKSTLGMDFMRSCSVRHGMASVIFSLEMSRTEIVMRLLSAEAKIKLGDMRSGRMSDDDWTRLARRMSEISEAPLFVDDSPNLTMMEIRAKARRLKQRHDLKLVVVDYLQLMTSGKKVESRQQEVSEFSRSLKLLAKELEVPVVAISQLNRGPEQRTDKKPMVADLRESGSLEQDADMVILLHRPDAFERDDPRGGEADLILGKHRNGPTATITVAHQLHLSRFVDMARG, encoded by the coding sequence GTGGCCGTAGTCGATGATCGAGGGCTTGCCGAATACCCAGCCCCGGCCGAACCCCCGCCGGGCGAGGATTTCGGCCGCCAACCGCCGCACGATCCGGCCGCCGAGCAGTCGGTACTCGGCGGCATGTTGCTCAGCAAGGATGCGATCGCCGACGTGCTGGAAGTGCTCCGGCCGGGCGACTTCTATCGCCCGGCGCACCAGAGCGTGTACGACGCCGTGCTCGATCTGTACGCGCGCGGCGAGCCGGCCGACCCGGTGACCGTGTCCGCCGAGCTGGACCGCCGCGGTGAGCTGCGCCGGATCGGCGGCGCCCCCTACCTGGTCACGCTGACCCAGACCGTGCCCACGGCGGCAAACGCCGGCTACTACGCCAATATCGTCGCCGAGAAGGCCATCCTGCGCCGACTGGTGGAGGCCGGCACCCGCATCGTGCAGTACGGCTACGGTGGCGCCGACGGCCAGGACGTGGCCGAGGTGGTGGACCGAGCGCAGGCGGAGATCTACGACGTCACCGAGCGGCGTACCGCGGAGGATTTCGTCCCGCTCGAGGAGCTGCTGCAGCCCACGATGGACGAGATCGACTCGATCGCCAGCCGGGGCGGCATCTCGCTCGGCGTGCCGACCGGCTTCACCGAGCTGGACGAGGTGACCAACGGTTTGCACCCCGGCCAGATGATCATCGTGGCGGCCCGACCCGGCGTCGGCAAGTCCACGCTGGGCATGGACTTCATGCGCAGCTGCTCGGTCCGGCACGGCATGGCCAGCGTCATCTTCTCGCTGGAGATGAGCCGCACCGAGATCGTGATGCGGTTGCTCTCGGCCGAGGCCAAGATCAAGCTGGGCGACATGCGCTCCGGCCGGATGAGCGACGACGACTGGACCCGGCTGGCCCGGCGGATGAGTGAGATCAGCGAAGCGCCGCTGTTCGTCGACGACTCGCCGAACCTGACCATGATGGAGATCCGGGCGAAGGCGCGGCGACTCAAGCAACGTCATGACCTGAAGCTGGTGGTTGTCGACTACCTGCAGCTGATGACCTCCGGGAAAAAGGTCGAGTCGCGGCAGCAAGAGGTTTCGGAGTTCTCCCGCTCGCTGAAATTGCTGGCCAAGGAGCTGGAGGTGCCGGTGGTCGCGATCAGTCAGCTGAACCGCGGTCCGGAACAGCGCACCGACAAGAAGCCGATGGTGGCCGACCTGCGCGAGTCCGGCTCGTTGGAACAGGACGCGGACATGGTGATCCTGCTCCATCGTCCGGATGCCTTCGAGCGCGACGACCCACGCGGCGGCGAGGCCGATCTGATCCTGGGCAAGCACCGCAACGGCCCGACCGCAACGATCACCGTCGCGCACCAACTACATCTGAGCCGGTTCGTCGACATGGCGCGCGGTTAG
- a CDS encoding RNA-binding S4 domain-containing protein, whose product MTEQHELRRTARVDAWTWAVRLFKTRSAAAAACRAGHVRVNGNPAKPAQPVHAGDEIRLRVAGRERVVVVRELVVKRVGAPVAAQCFDDRSPPPPPPEVVAALPRRDRGAGRPTKRDRRDTDRLRGR is encoded by the coding sequence CTGACCGAGCAGCACGAACTCCGCCGAACCGCCCGGGTCGATGCATGGACCTGGGCGGTTCGCCTGTTCAAGACGCGCTCGGCCGCCGCTGCGGCGTGCCGAGCCGGGCACGTGCGGGTGAACGGCAACCCGGCCAAGCCGGCTCAGCCGGTGCATGCCGGTGACGAGATCCGGCTCCGCGTCGCCGGCCGGGAACGCGTTGTCGTCGTCCGAGAGCTCGTCGTCAAGCGGGTCGGCGCGCCGGTCGCGGCGCAATGTTTCGACGATCGCAGTCCGCCGCCACCGCCGCCGGAGGTCGTGGCCGCGCTGCCGCGTCGCGACCGCGGCGCCGGCCGGCCGACCAAACGTGACCGACGCGACACCGATCGATTACGCGGTCGCTGA
- a CDS encoding S1 family peptidase has protein sequence MRPSGVRRWATNGVVAAILAWLVTAMLTLPVPASADPLPGPAGDLTQAIHRDLGIDLTAYQRRADDAQRLAGFAAGFAADHPATFAGAWLDPDGRTVVGLAGGADRAAARAAVEAAGFTPRDVAKSAATLNAEQQQLDRWLAGLPPQLAALVRGIAVDIAHNALAVRVERVADGLTFPSFVDPRQILVMPGPRTTEPVPAPKSDAITGVLPGNALGGGDAFAAIDGRAMLRCSLGFNGTDAAGQVVNVTAGHCNPDARSAGTGTAANIFELGRFDSIGPKLGTFEASRLDGHDYSLVRVDPGAAGRFANNLVRAPGVAPLAVDGVATPVVGAPVCKSGARTGFSCGTISAVGQTVRVGNRQLTDNFSSSICALPGDSGGAVVSGTKAIGISSASSVADYPFCELPDVLGAALGKGPELFVTPIDAVLADNPGLTLRTS, from the coding sequence GTGCGACCGTCAGGCGTTCGCCGATGGGCTACGAACGGTGTCGTTGCGGCAATACTGGCGTGGCTGGTCACGGCGATGCTGACCCTGCCGGTGCCGGCGTCGGCCGACCCGCTACCCGGACCTGCGGGTGACTTGACTCAGGCCATCCACCGCGACCTCGGCATCGACCTAACGGCTTACCAACGCCGCGCCGACGACGCCCAACGGCTGGCCGGGTTCGCCGCCGGCTTCGCCGCCGATCATCCGGCCACCTTCGCCGGTGCCTGGCTGGATCCGGACGGGCGAACGGTGGTCGGGCTGGCCGGCGGCGCCGACCGGGCGGCCGCGCGCGCCGCGGTCGAGGCAGCCGGATTCACTCCGCGCGATGTCGCCAAGAGCGCCGCCACCCTGAACGCGGAGCAGCAGCAACTGGACCGGTGGCTGGCCGGACTGCCCCCGCAACTGGCCGCGCTGGTCCGGGGTATCGCGGTCGACATCGCCCACAATGCGCTCGCCGTCCGCGTGGAGCGGGTCGCCGACGGGTTGACGTTCCCGTCGTTCGTCGATCCGCGGCAGATTCTGGTGATGCCGGGGCCGCGAACCACCGAGCCGGTCCCGGCGCCCAAGTCGGACGCGATCACCGGGGTGTTGCCGGGCAACGCACTGGGTGGCGGGGATGCCTTCGCCGCGATCGACGGACGGGCGATGCTGCGCTGTTCGCTCGGCTTCAACGGCACCGACGCCGCCGGCCAGGTGGTCAACGTGACGGCCGGGCACTGCAATCCGGATGCCCGGTCGGCGGGCACCGGCACCGCAGCGAACATCTTCGAGCTGGGCCGGTTCGATTCGATCGGGCCGAAGCTGGGCACCTTCGAAGCGAGCCGGCTCGACGGCCACGACTATTCGCTGGTCCGGGTCGACCCCGGCGCGGCCGGTCGGTTCGCGAACAATCTGGTTCGCGCACCCGGGGTGGCTCCGCTGGCGGTGGACGGCGTCGCCACCCCGGTGGTCGGCGCGCCGGTCTGCAAGTCGGGCGCACGCACCGGCTTCAGCTGCGGCACGATCAGCGCGGTCGGGCAAACCGTTCGGGTGGGGAACCGACAGCTCACCGACAACTTCTCGTCGAGCATCTGCGCGTTGCCCGGCGACTCCGGCGGCGCGGTGGTGAGCGGCACCAAGGCGATCGGCATCTCCAGCGCCTCGTCGGTGGCCGACTATCCGTTCTGCGAGCTCCCGGACGTGCTCGGCGCCGCGCTCGGCAAAGGGCCGGAGCTGTTCGTCACTCCGATCGACGCGGTGCTCGCCGACAACCCGGGACTGACGTTGCGCACCAGCTGA
- a CDS encoding S-(hydroxymethyl)mycothiol dehydrogenase, with protein MPHTVRGVIARRKQAPTEVVDVVIPDPGPHDVVVSVQACGVCHTDLAYREGGINDEYPFLLGHEAAGTVESIGSAVTHVAPGDFVVLNWRAVCGRCRACRRGRPWYCFDTFNASVPMTLADGTPLTPALGIGAFADKTLVHEGQCTKVNPDTDPAVAGLLGCGVMAGLGAAMNTGEVGRGDSVAVIGCGGVGDAAIAGARLAGATTIIAIDRDPAKLAWAGELGATHTIDGSQTDDVVSAVRELTGGHGADVVIDAVGRPETYRDAFYARDLAGTVVLVGVPTPELTLQLPLVDFFSRGGALKSSWYGDCLPERDFPMLIDLYEQGRLPLDKFVTERIALADVEQAFAAMADGRVLRSVVQW; from the coding sequence ATGCCGCACACCGTTCGTGGAGTCATCGCTCGTCGCAAGCAGGCGCCGACCGAGGTGGTGGACGTCGTGATTCCCGATCCGGGCCCGCACGACGTCGTCGTGTCGGTGCAAGCCTGCGGTGTCTGCCACACCGACCTCGCCTACCGCGAGGGCGGGATCAACGACGAGTATCCGTTCCTGCTCGGGCACGAGGCCGCGGGCACGGTCGAGTCGATCGGATCGGCGGTGACCCATGTCGCGCCCGGTGACTTCGTGGTGCTGAACTGGCGCGCAGTGTGCGGCCGGTGCCGAGCCTGCCGTCGCGGCCGTCCGTGGTACTGCTTCGACACGTTCAACGCGAGCGTGCCGATGACCTTGGCCGACGGGACACCGCTCACGCCGGCGTTGGGTATCGGCGCGTTCGCCGACAAGACCCTCGTTCACGAAGGTCAATGCACCAAGGTGAATCCGGACACCGACCCGGCGGTGGCCGGTCTGCTCGGTTGCGGGGTGATGGCCGGCCTCGGTGCGGCGATGAACACCGGCGAGGTCGGCCGCGGCGACTCGGTCGCGGTGATCGGCTGCGGCGGGGTCGGTGATGCGGCGATCGCCGGGGCCCGACTGGCCGGCGCGACCACGATCATCGCGATCGACCGGGATCCGGCCAAGCTGGCCTGGGCGGGTGAGCTGGGCGCCACGCACACCATCGACGGCTCGCAGACCGACGACGTGGTGTCCGCTGTCCGGGAGTTGACCGGCGGGCACGGCGCCGACGTCGTGATCGACGCGGTCGGTCGCCCGGAGACCTACCGCGACGCGTTCTACGCGCGGGATCTGGCCGGCACCGTGGTGCTGGTCGGGGTGCCGACCCCGGAGCTGACGCTGCAGCTGCCCTTGGTCGACTTCTTCTCCCGCGGTGGCGCATTGAAATCGTCGTGGTACGGCGACTGCCTGCCCGAGCGCGACTTTCCGATGCTGATCGACCTGTACGAGCAGGGCAGATTGCCGTTGGACAAGTTCGTCACCGAACGGATCGCGCTCGCCGACGTCGAGCAGGCGTTCGCGGCGATGGCGGACGGCCGGGTGCTGCGTTCGGTGGTCCAGTGGTGA